A genomic segment from Pseudoduganella chitinolytica encodes:
- a CDS encoding pilus assembly FimT family protein, with protein sequence MLVIKPTLRLPGRKTGQFGFTLVELVIVIVLIGILGAFAGQRFFSRTNFDASGYANQLATLVRYGQKLAIAQNRSVFVRLNGGSVALCYDAACAARVTSPAGSNSGNAATRQRCVNPADNVYDPAWACEGMPDGLAMTNAGTFYFDAVGTPFNVADVQPTLVSTFPAALAVDIAGNGVTLRTTIEGSTGYVR encoded by the coding sequence GTGCTCGTCATTAAACCGACCCTTCGACTGCCCGGCCGCAAGACCGGGCAGTTTGGGTTTACGCTCGTCGAGCTGGTGATCGTCATCGTGCTGATCGGCATCCTGGGCGCGTTTGCGGGCCAGCGCTTCTTCAGTCGCACCAATTTCGATGCCTCCGGCTATGCCAACCAACTGGCCACGCTGGTGCGCTACGGCCAGAAGCTGGCCATCGCCCAGAACCGCAGCGTGTTCGTGCGCCTGAACGGCGGCAGCGTCGCGCTGTGCTACGACGCCGCCTGCGCCGCACGGGTGACATCCCCGGCCGGCAGCAACTCCGGCAACGCGGCCACCCGCCAGCGCTGCGTCAATCCTGCCGACAACGTCTACGACCCCGCCTGGGCGTGCGAGGGCATGCCCGACGGCCTTGCCATGACCAATGCCGGCACCTTCTATTTCGACGCGGTCGGCACGCCGTTCAACGTGGCCGACGTCCAGCCCACGCTGGTGTCCACGTTCCCGGCCGCGCTGGCCGTCGACATCGCCGGCAACGGCGTGACGCTGCGCACGACGATCGAAGGGAGCACCGGCTATGTCCGTTAA
- a CDS encoding MSHA biogenesis protein MshK, translated as MRTPLLALAGLLWGATASAQVAGDPTLPPPSLYAPATAPAAARPALPELQSILVSREAGGRRVAVISGEMVRQGSRFHGATVERVGENEVVLRRGRATQVLKLYQGRPPAVVARPAPTSENNAKKETQ; from the coding sequence ATGAGAACTCCCCTGCTGGCGCTGGCCGGCCTGCTGTGGGGCGCCACCGCCTCGGCCCAGGTCGCCGGCGATCCCACGCTGCCGCCGCCATCGCTGTACGCGCCGGCCACCGCGCCGGCCGCGGCCCGGCCCGCGCTGCCGGAACTGCAGTCGATCCTCGTCTCGCGCGAGGCAGGCGGGCGCCGCGTCGCCGTGATTAGTGGCGAAATGGTACGGCAGGGCAGCCGCTTCCACGGCGCCACGGTCGAGCGGGTCGGCGAGAACGAGGTCGTGCTGCGGCGCGGCCGCGCCACGCAGGTGTTGAAGCTGTACCAGGGCCGGCCGCCGGCTGTCGTGGCCAGACCCGCGCCAACATCCGAGAACAACGCAAAAAAAGAGACGCAATGA
- a CDS encoding DUF6701 domain-containing protein, producing the protein MRNPMRLVATLVLSLLLALSALPAWADTPITLFKSYAGYVNFTGTQETLRSKSNGQDACSLVKNVSMTLSGIPSGGTVLAAYLYWAGSGSTPDYTVTFDDQVYTAPTNRQHRSSTVGYNFFAGAADVTERVKSRRNAVYTASGLTVDNSSLFCGVQGVLGGFQLLVIYDSNTKGDTFRVLNIYEGFQYIRNSRVELTLANFLTPSPVGTGRIGHITWEGDSSLGQDGENLLFNGVPMRDSTNPVGNQFNSISNINNDQTSYGIDFDAYTVASPTIAAGQTSAKTVYESGADLVLMNAEIIAAPNVLATDRAIAMTVDGPLIESTPTSYTITVSNNGPLAESGPIIVQDTLPASLIVGTPTGTGWTCTKEGQKVTCTYDRTKTMAVGTSLPPITIPVTPVRGVSGLITNSASVGGQLFDYYDANNTATVSVRAGVADFTPQFMFTDAICVHGKPFGDPGQTCKPVNFDPSLANTDLRMFISYVVKGVPTAMANNDTSLAMKFALSCHNPTANAGVQATYNISSSVLTLPLCASNGAIPAQTSATWSGLHNIVFDGGTPSTKVEFQLRYQDVGRVELLVSDKDGRLGSTGSFVSRPEKLVLLPSSMNFAKTPTSATETRFVRAGEQFSMAVQARMVGLTTPAPNFGRETEPVAVAVIATPAKIEGGGPLPAMVADREPDDWFKPVPLRGSFGAFSGGAAAGTDFAYDDVGVLQLDAQLVSGDYLGSGNVFAASVNVGRFFPAWFNVTTTGPMDCVPAAGCPTAVTTPVSAIKTMAYSSQPFVYKVSAMGLANTVLRNYRLELAHDVNLGVYTAPNGTTAQNTPATSAFGGTTTLTASRFTAGEASATATYTFPASVRYTWGGTNGWATPISAYLRAAEVAGWDNITSKRAAAVEGGVRIALGRTYVPSMQAAADQSVTVPVKAQFYGTQGGFNGWYDSTSDSASKFPLTDVRFDPCTPLVGATRCQLAPKVDAGTSGAYDAGIANVKLAAPGVGSSGSALMWLNVPGWLPSMKGALTYGTVRSPNLHTYIREMY; encoded by the coding sequence ATGAGAAATCCGATGCGCCTGGTCGCGACGCTGGTCTTGTCCCTGTTGCTTGCGCTGTCGGCGTTGCCGGCCTGGGCCGACACCCCCATCACGCTGTTCAAGAGCTACGCGGGCTACGTCAATTTCACGGGCACGCAGGAAACGCTGCGCTCGAAGTCGAACGGCCAGGATGCCTGCTCCCTCGTCAAGAACGTATCGATGACGCTGTCCGGCATTCCCAGCGGCGGCACCGTGCTGGCGGCCTACCTGTACTGGGCCGGCTCCGGCTCGACGCCGGACTATACGGTCACGTTCGACGACCAGGTCTACACGGCGCCCACCAACCGGCAGCACCGCTCCAGCACGGTGGGGTACAACTTCTTTGCCGGCGCGGCGGACGTGACGGAGCGCGTCAAGTCGCGCCGCAACGCGGTCTACACCGCGAGCGGCCTGACGGTGGACAACAGCTCGCTGTTCTGCGGCGTCCAGGGGGTGCTGGGCGGCTTCCAGCTGCTGGTCATCTACGACAGCAACACCAAGGGCGACACGTTCCGCGTGCTGAACATCTACGAGGGCTTCCAGTACATCCGCAACTCGCGGGTGGAGCTGACCCTGGCGAATTTCCTGACGCCGTCGCCCGTGGGCACGGGCCGCATCGGCCACATCACATGGGAAGGCGACTCCAGCCTGGGGCAGGACGGCGAAAACCTGCTGTTCAACGGCGTGCCGATGAGGGACTCGACCAACCCGGTGGGCAACCAGTTCAACTCGATCAGCAACATCAACAACGACCAGACGTCGTACGGCATCGACTTCGATGCCTACACGGTCGCCAGCCCCACGATCGCGGCCGGCCAGACGTCCGCCAAGACGGTCTACGAGTCCGGCGCCGACCTGGTGCTGATGAACGCGGAGATCATCGCCGCGCCCAACGTGCTGGCGACCGACCGGGCCATCGCGATGACGGTGGACGGACCGCTGATCGAATCGACGCCCACGAGCTACACGATCACGGTGTCGAACAACGGCCCGCTGGCCGAATCGGGCCCCATCATCGTACAGGATACGCTGCCGGCCTCGCTGATCGTGGGTACGCCGACGGGCACGGGCTGGACCTGCACCAAGGAGGGCCAGAAGGTCACCTGCACCTACGACCGGACCAAGACCATGGCCGTGGGCACGTCGCTGCCGCCCATCACGATCCCCGTCACGCCGGTGCGCGGCGTGTCCGGCCTGATCACCAACAGTGCCTCCGTCGGCGGCCAGCTGTTCGACTACTACGACGCCAACAACACGGCCACCGTCAGCGTGCGTGCCGGCGTGGCCGACTTCACGCCGCAATTCATGTTCACGGACGCGATCTGCGTGCACGGCAAGCCGTTCGGCGACCCGGGCCAGACCTGCAAGCCCGTCAACTTCGATCCGTCGCTGGCGAACACCGACCTGCGCATGTTCATCTCGTACGTGGTGAAGGGCGTGCCGACGGCGATGGCCAACAACGACACGAGCCTGGCGATGAAGTTCGCCCTGTCGTGCCACAACCCGACCGCCAACGCGGGCGTGCAGGCCACCTACAATATCTCCAGCAGCGTGCTGACGTTGCCGCTGTGCGCGTCGAACGGGGCGATCCCGGCGCAGACGTCGGCCACCTGGAGTGGCTTGCACAACATCGTCTTCGACGGTGGCACGCCCAGCACGAAAGTGGAATTCCAGCTGCGCTACCAGGACGTGGGGCGGGTCGAGCTGCTGGTGTCGGACAAGGACGGGCGCCTCGGCTCGACCGGCTCGTTCGTGTCGCGCCCGGAGAAGCTGGTGCTGCTGCCGTCCTCGATGAACTTTGCGAAGACGCCAACCAGCGCGACCGAGACCCGCTTCGTGCGGGCCGGCGAGCAGTTTTCCATGGCGGTGCAGGCGCGCATGGTCGGCTTGACCACGCCGGCCCCGAACTTCGGCCGCGAGACCGAGCCGGTGGCGGTGGCGGTCATCGCCACGCCGGCCAAGATCGAAGGGGGGGGACCGCTGCCGGCCATGGTGGCCGACCGCGAGCCGGACGACTGGTTCAAGCCGGTGCCATTGCGCGGATCCTTCGGCGCCTTCTCCGGCGGCGCCGCTGCCGGCACCGACTTCGCCTACGACGACGTGGGCGTGCTGCAGCTCGATGCGCAGCTGGTGTCGGGCGACTACCTGGGCAGCGGCAACGTGTTCGCGGCCTCCGTCAACGTGGGGCGCTTCTTCCCGGCCTGGTTCAACGTGACGACGACGGGGCCGATGGACTGCGTGCCGGCGGCTGGCTGCCCGACCGCCGTCACGACGCCCGTCAGCGCGATCAAGACGATGGCGTATTCCAGCCAGCCGTTCGTGTACAAGGTCAGCGCCATGGGCCTGGCCAACACGGTGCTGCGCAACTACCGGCTGGAACTGGCGCATGACGTGAACCTTGGCGTTTACACGGCGCCGAACGGGACGACGGCACAGAACACACCCGCGACCAGCGCGTTTGGCGGCACCACGACGCTGACGGCCAGCCGCTTCACCGCAGGCGAGGCCAGCGCCACCGCCACCTACACTTTCCCCGCATCGGTACGGTATACGTGGGGCGGCACGAACGGCTGGGCGACGCCCATCTCGGCCTACCTGCGCGCGGCGGAAGTGGCCGGCTGGGACAACATCACGTCGAAGCGGGCCGCGGCCGTCGAGGGCGGGGTGCGCATCGCACTGGGCCGGACCTACGTGCCGTCGATGCAGGCAGCGGCCGACCAGTCCGTCACGGTGCCGGTCAAGGCGCAGTTCTACGGCACGCAGGGCGGCTTCAACGGCTGGTACGACAGCACGTCGGACTCGGCCAGCAAGTTCCCCTTGACGGACGTGCGGTTCGATCCCTGCACGCCGCTGGTGGGCGCCACGCGCTGCCAGCTGGCGCCCAAGGTCGACGCCGGCACGTCCGGCGCCTATGACGCCGGCATTGCGAACGTCAAGCTGGCCGCGCCGGGGGTGGGCAGCAGCGGATCGGCCCTGATGTGGCTGAATGTCCCGGGCTGGTTGCCGTCGATGAAGGGCGCGCTGACCTATGGCACAGTGCGCTCGCCAAATCTGCACACCTATATCAGAGAAATGTACTGA
- a CDS encoding type II secretion system protein — protein MSVKCARHQHGLTMIELVIFIVIISVAVVGVLGVISLTTGRSADPVRQKQALAIAEGLMNEIRSAGTALCDITDTASYGVPDAACNVPDNPGRETATARPYDNVNDYIVQWGQPVAYAADTAGNAFPAGYTATVTVTQPAAFAAVPATSTYLVTVTVSYGGPTNIVLETVRTRY, from the coding sequence ATGTCCGTTAAGTGTGCGCGCCACCAGCACGGCCTGACGATGATCGAACTGGTCATCTTCATCGTCATCATCAGCGTGGCCGTCGTCGGCGTGCTGGGCGTGATATCACTGACCACGGGCCGCAGCGCCGATCCAGTGCGGCAGAAGCAGGCGCTGGCCATTGCCGAGGGCTTGATGAACGAGATCCGGTCGGCGGGGACGGCGCTATGCGACATTACCGATACCGCAAGCTATGGCGTGCCGGACGCCGCCTGCAATGTCCCGGACAACCCCGGCCGCGAGACCGCGACGGCGCGTCCCTACGACAATGTCAACGACTACATTGTCCAGTGGGGCCAGCCGGTCGCCTACGCGGCCGATACCGCGGGCAACGCTTTTCCGGCTGGCTACACGGCCACGGTCACCGTCACGCAGCCCGCCGCTTTCGCGGCCGTTCCCGCCACGAGCACGTACCTCGTTACCGTCACTGTCAGCTATGGTGGCCCGACCAATATCGTGCTGGAAACCGTGCGCACGCGCTACTGA
- a CDS encoding pilus assembly PilX N-terminal domain-containing protein — MKPSAIVRRRRRSRGVSLVTAIFLLVVLSGIAAAVVTLSTAQHTSSTYDVLGARAYEAARSGVDYGLHDWFTNRRCTNTNLALPATLAGFTVTVQCSQSPMLMADGVTDLQPVRVTATACNQPAAGACPNPAPGPDYVQRVVQATL, encoded by the coding sequence ATGAAGCCCAGCGCCATCGTCCGCCGGCGGCGCCGCAGCCGCGGCGTCTCCCTCGTCACCGCCATTTTCCTGCTGGTCGTGCTGTCCGGGATCGCCGCCGCCGTGGTTACCTTGAGCACCGCGCAGCACACCAGTTCCACCTACGACGTGCTGGGCGCGCGCGCCTACGAGGCGGCGCGCTCCGGCGTCGATTACGGCCTGCACGACTGGTTTACCAACAGGCGCTGTACCAACACGAACCTGGCGTTGCCGGCCACGCTGGCGGGCTTCACGGTGACGGTGCAGTGCTCGCAGAGCCCGATGCTGATGGCGGACGGCGTCACCGACCTGCAACCCGTGCGCGTCACCGCCACCGCCTGCAACCAGCCGGCAGCAGGCGCCTGCCCGAATCCGGCGCCCGGGCCCGACTACGTGCAGCGCGTCGTGCAGGCCACCTTATGA
- a CDS encoding type II secretion system protein gives MQFNKQMRSINRANQGGFTLIELIVVIVILGILAATALPRFADMGDNARFAKMQAARGAVQSAMNIAHGESLVVGGNPANVAMEGQNIAMTFNYPSAASIAAAAGLGADYGVAVANGVATISDTTVAGCSFTYTQAQAANTQPAVTAPALANCAGQ, from the coding sequence ATGCAATTCAACAAGCAAATGCGTTCGATCAACCGTGCCAACCAGGGCGGCTTCACCCTGATCGAACTGATCGTCGTGATCGTCATCCTGGGCATCCTGGCCGCCACCGCGCTGCCGCGCTTTGCCGACATGGGCGACAACGCCCGCTTCGCCAAGATGCAGGCTGCCCGTGGCGCGGTGCAGAGCGCAATGAATATCGCGCATGGCGAGTCGCTGGTCGTTGGCGGCAACCCTGCCAACGTGGCGATGGAAGGCCAGAATATCGCCATGACGTTCAACTACCCGTCCGCCGCGTCGATCGCCGCCGCTGCCGGCCTGGGCGCCGACTACGGTGTCGCGGTGGCGAACGGTGTCGCCACGATTTCCGACACCACCGTCGCTGGTTGCTCTTTCACCTACACGCAGGCACAAGCTGCCAACACGCAGCCGGCCGTGACGGCCCCGGCGCTGGCCAACTGCGCTGGCCAATGA
- a CDS encoding prepilin-type N-terminal cleavage/methylation domain-containing protein: MTRRSPTLHRNRGFTLVEAIVVIVITGIVATFTAVFIRLPVQGYVDTAERLALADGADTALGRINRELRLALPNSVQVSNGGTTLQFVLTKAGGRYVDVNDAPPPSILPLRFDRTSLQFDIVGPAPAGRAAILPDDLLVINNTGAAPSHVYLDNRDNVAQIAAIAGSRVTLRANNLGTQSPPPYRFRIVAGTVTYDCRNGRLLRHFTRSIPTPVAPAIGAANVVANQAQCAFGSVALPTQAGTELVSLSLRLSSASGESIALIRQTQVENLP; the protein is encoded by the coding sequence ATGACGCGACGATCGCCTACTCTTCATCGCAATCGCGGCTTTACCCTGGTCGAAGCCATCGTCGTCATCGTCATCACCGGCATCGTGGCCACGTTTACCGCCGTGTTCATTCGCCTGCCCGTGCAGGGCTACGTCGACACGGCCGAGCGCCTCGCGCTGGCCGACGGGGCCGACACGGCGCTGGGCCGCATCAACCGCGAACTGCGCCTGGCCCTGCCCAACAGTGTCCAGGTCTCGAACGGCGGCACCACCCTGCAGTTCGTGCTGACCAAGGCGGGCGGGCGCTACGTGGACGTGAACGACGCGCCGCCCCCATCGATCCTGCCGCTGCGCTTTGACAGGACGTCGCTGCAGTTCGACATCGTCGGGCCCGCCCCGGCCGGGCGCGCCGCGATCCTGCCCGACGACCTGCTGGTCATCAACAACACGGGTGCGGCGCCTTCCCACGTGTATCTGGACAACCGCGACAACGTGGCGCAGATCGCGGCCATCGCGGGCAGCCGCGTGACCTTGCGGGCCAACAATCTGGGCACGCAGTCGCCGCCGCCGTACCGCTTCCGTATCGTTGCCGGGACGGTCACGTACGATTGCCGCAATGGCCGGCTGCTGCGCCACTTCACCAGGTCGATCCCGACACCGGTTGCGCCTGCCATCGGGGCCGCCAACGTGGTGGCCAACCAGGCGCAGTGCGCATTCGGCAGCGTGGCGCTGCCGACGCAGGCTGGTACCGAGCTGGTGTCCCTGTCTCTGCGGCTTTCGTCCGCCAGCGGCGAATCGATCGCCCTCATTCGCCAGACCCAGGTGGAGAACCTGCCATGA
- a CDS encoding agglutinin biogenesis protein MshI, protein MAFWRKARKKDGWLAMVPAGEGVHAAVVRREGAGKPAVLACAFHPGAIAELAALLTRVGRELHAGQHRCASVLPFGAYQLLSLDAPNVPAAEMKTAVGWRLKDMIDFPVADATLDVIDIPVASNGPTHNHHVFAAVARNPVVESHQNLYAEAKLPLEAIDIAEMAQRNISALLEPEGRGLAMLSFDAGGGLLTVTFKGELYLARRMDITLAQVEGPADQRQQHFDRIALELQRSLDNFERQFQYVAVSKLVLAPTGSSGLHDYLSSNLYLPVDMLDLDTVLDLDKVPELRDPVQQNGFFLALGAALRDDGAAGGAP, encoded by the coding sequence ATGGCGTTCTGGCGCAAGGCAAGGAAGAAGGACGGCTGGCTGGCGATGGTGCCGGCGGGCGAGGGCGTGCACGCGGCCGTCGTGCGGCGCGAAGGCGCCGGCAAGCCGGCGGTGCTGGCGTGCGCGTTCCACCCTGGCGCCATCGCCGAGCTGGCCGCGCTGCTGACCCGCGTGGGCCGCGAGCTGCACGCCGGCCAGCACCGCTGCGCCAGCGTGCTGCCGTTCGGCGCCTACCAGCTGCTGTCGCTGGACGCGCCCAACGTGCCGGCCGCCGAGATGAAGACGGCCGTCGGCTGGCGCCTGAAGGACATGATCGATTTTCCTGTCGCGGACGCGACGCTGGACGTGATCGACATTCCTGTCGCCAGCAACGGTCCCACCCACAACCACCACGTGTTCGCGGCGGTTGCGCGCAATCCCGTCGTCGAGTCGCACCAGAACCTGTATGCGGAAGCCAAGCTGCCGCTGGAAGCCATCGACATCGCCGAGATGGCGCAACGCAATATCTCGGCGCTGCTGGAGCCGGAAGGGCGCGGGCTGGCGATGCTGTCGTTCGACGCCGGTGGCGGCCTGCTGACCGTCACCTTCAAGGGCGAGCTGTACCTGGCGCGGCGCATGGACATCACGCTGGCGCAGGTGGAAGGCCCGGCCGACCAGCGCCAGCAGCACTTCGACCGCATCGCGCTGGAGCTGCAACGTTCGCTGGACAATTTCGAGCGGCAGTTCCAGTACGTGGCCGTGTCCAAGCTGGTGCTGGCGCCCACCGGCAGCTCGGGCCTGCACGATTACCTGTCCAGCAACCTGTACCTGCCGGTGGACATGCTGGACCTGGACACGGTGCTGGACCTGGACAAGGTGCCCGAGCTGCGCGATCCCGTCCAGCAGAACGGCTTCTTCCTCGCATTGGGCGCGGCCTTGCGCGACGACGGCGCGGCGGGAGGGGCCCCATGA
- a CDS encoding MSHA biogenesis protein MshA: MSQQINLFNPRFQKQKRYLTAPALALMLGAALFGSLAFAVAARGRVAVLETEAAKLNERVKTAEARRDTTLAGLAPRAKEAAVAQQLAQAEAENRALHGVADILEQNRVGNPHGYSEYFQALARSRVGGLWLTGVEIDGAQADIGLRGRALQAELLPGYLNGLARQPVLQGKAFGHVEIARPVLAAQAQAPAAPAASSAATPAAEPAAPPAPVDAPYVEFSLQAAGSRPLGQGGTP, translated from the coding sequence ATGAGCCAGCAGATCAACCTGTTCAATCCCCGCTTCCAGAAGCAGAAACGCTATTTGACGGCGCCCGCATTGGCTTTGATGCTGGGCGCTGCGTTGTTCGGCTCGCTGGCGTTTGCCGTCGCCGCGCGCGGCCGCGTGGCGGTGCTGGAAACCGAGGCGGCCAAGTTGAACGAGCGGGTCAAGACGGCCGAGGCGCGCCGCGACACGACGCTGGCGGGGCTCGCACCGCGCGCGAAGGAAGCTGCCGTGGCGCAGCAGCTGGCGCAGGCCGAGGCGGAAAACCGCGCCCTGCATGGCGTGGCCGACATCCTGGAACAGAACCGGGTCGGCAACCCGCACGGCTACTCCGAATACTTCCAGGCGCTGGCCCGCAGCCGTGTCGGCGGCCTGTGGCTGACGGGCGTGGAGATCGACGGCGCGCAGGCCGATATCGGCCTGCGCGGACGGGCCTTGCAGGCCGAGCTGCTGCCCGGCTACCTGAATGGCCTGGCGCGCCAGCCGGTCCTGCAGGGCAAGGCGTTCGGCCACGTGGAGATCGCCCGGCCCGTGCTGGCCGCGCAGGCGCAAGCGCCGGCCGCGCCGGCTGCAAGCTCGGCTGCAACGCCCGCCGCCGAGCCGGCGGCGCCGCCGGCGCCGGTGGACGCGCCCTATGTCGAATTCTCGCTGCAGGCCGCCGGCAGCCGCCCCCTCGGCCAGGGAGGTACGCCATGA
- the mshL gene encoding pilus (MSHA type) biogenesis protein MshL, whose product MTKPHTKHPLIRAVAQATVCLVALAGCDTAARRDTYDEINRQMQAAAAKGAQPASPSAVEAALLPPVPALAAQLPKARAVLEERFNVALNNVPAQQFFNSIVAGTRYNMLIHPDVTGTITANLKDVTVQEALDAIRELYGYDYRIEGNRITIRPLTMQSRIFQVNYLTANRKGSSNVRVSSTSINTVATNQGSNANGTSSTPGNNSGQTQNGMPGGAQAQQEDASNVKTTSDTDFWGEVRAALEALVGGGEDGRSVIISPQSGVIVVRALPEQLRAVEQYLRATRLAVERQVILEAKILEVQLNSGFQSGVNWAAFRQGGNSRGSAGILTPGTALSTLNNGAGVVQSTGGPNSISALPGTALGSAASAAGTMFGLAFQTSNFSAMISFLESQGTVHVLSSPRIATLNNQKAVLKIGTDEFYVTGISTTTNSNVSGNTTTPNVTLQPFFSGVLLDVTPQIDEEGHIMLHVHPSVSEVSTVNKSINLGSAGSLNLPLAASSTSEMDSMVRGKDGQIVAIGGLMRQAMSSDRSQLPGVGDVPVLGSLFRNKDSSMQKRELVVLIKPTIVDGAGSMTQDMQDAARRFQQFDPAGSR is encoded by the coding sequence ATGACGAAGCCCCACACCAAGCATCCCCTGATTCGCGCCGTTGCCCAGGCCACCGTTTGCCTGGTGGCGCTGGCCGGCTGCGACACGGCGGCCCGGCGCGATACGTACGACGAGATCAATCGCCAGATGCAGGCCGCCGCCGCGAAAGGTGCGCAACCCGCGTCGCCAAGTGCCGTCGAGGCCGCGCTGCTGCCCCCGGTGCCGGCGCTGGCGGCGCAGCTGCCGAAGGCCCGCGCCGTGCTGGAAGAGCGCTTCAACGTGGCGCTGAACAATGTACCGGCCCAGCAGTTCTTCAATTCGATCGTCGCCGGCACCCGCTACAACATGCTGATCCATCCGGACGTGACGGGCACCATCACGGCCAACCTGAAGGACGTGACGGTGCAGGAAGCGCTGGATGCGATCCGCGAGCTGTACGGCTACGACTACCGCATCGAGGGCAACCGCATCACGATCCGGCCGCTGACGATGCAGTCGCGCATCTTCCAGGTCAACTACCTGACGGCCAACCGCAAGGGCAGCTCGAACGTGCGGGTGTCGTCCACGTCGATCAACACGGTGGCGACGAACCAGGGCAGCAACGCCAACGGTACCAGCTCGACGCCAGGCAACAACAGCGGCCAGACGCAGAACGGCATGCCGGGCGGCGCCCAGGCCCAGCAGGAAGACGCCAGCAACGTCAAGACGACGTCCGACACGGACTTCTGGGGCGAGGTCCGGGCCGCGCTGGAGGCGCTGGTGGGCGGCGGCGAGGATGGCCGCAGCGTCATCATCAGCCCGCAGTCGGGCGTCATCGTCGTGCGCGCGCTGCCCGAGCAGTTGCGCGCCGTCGAGCAGTACCTGCGCGCGACCCGCCTGGCGGTGGAGCGCCAGGTCATCCTGGAAGCGAAGATCCTGGAAGTGCAGCTGAACAGCGGCTTCCAGTCCGGCGTCAACTGGGCGGCGTTCCGCCAGGGCGGCAACAGCCGCGGCTCGGCCGGCATCCTGACGCCGGGCACCGCATTGAGCACGCTGAACAACGGCGCCGGCGTCGTGCAGAGCACGGGTGGGCCGAACAGCATCTCCGCGCTGCCCGGCACGGCACTGGGCAGCGCCGCCAGCGCGGCCGGCACGATGTTCGGGCTGGCGTTCCAGACCAGTAATTTCTCCGCGATGATCTCGTTCCTGGAGTCGCAGGGCACCGTGCACGTGCTGTCCAGCCCCCGCATCGCCACCCTGAACAACCAGAAGGCCGTGCTGAAGATCGGCACCGACGAGTTCTACGTGACGGGCATCAGCACGACGACGAATTCGAACGTGTCGGGCAACACGACGACACCGAACGTGACCTTGCAGCCGTTCTTCTCCGGCGTGCTGCTGGACGTGACGCCGCAGATCGACGAGGAAGGCCACATCATGCTGCACGTGCACCCGTCCGTCAGCGAAGTCAGCACCGTCAACAAGAGCATCAACCTGGGCAGCGCCGGGTCGCTGAACCTGCCGCTGGCCGCGTCCAGCACGTCCGAGATGGACAGCATGGTGCGCGGCAAGGACGGCCAGATCGTCGCCATCGGCGGCCTGATGCGCCAGGCCATGAGCAGCGACCGCTCGCAATTGCCGGGCGTGGGCGACGTGCCGGTACTGGGCTCGCTGTTCCGCAACAAGGACAGCTCCATGCAGAAGC
- the gspM gene encoding type II secretion system protein GspM, producing the protein MKDQWLKWAAKIDALSVRERVLIALGGVAAIVFVVYFGVTDPANVRERSLRAAITQQRGRLAAIDVEITQKMAAAQADPDAAARQRIVALATENGTLRASLRSTQKALVPPARMSALLQQMVQQNSRLKLVSLKTLPPAGTADGNFADTPVDPTGPVLPVTSLTTTPPGAAPTPAPPTPMAPAGDDNARPLLYRHGVQVVLRGAYGDMVSYMEALERMPAQVFWGKAVLDATEHDKATLTLTLYTLSLDEKWLAL; encoded by the coding sequence ATGAAGGACCAATGGCTGAAGTGGGCGGCGAAGATCGATGCGTTGTCCGTGCGCGAGCGGGTGCTGATCGCGCTGGGCGGCGTCGCCGCGATCGTGTTTGTCGTGTATTTCGGCGTGACCGATCCGGCCAACGTGCGGGAGCGCTCGCTGCGCGCGGCGATTACCCAGCAGCGCGGGCGCCTGGCCGCCATCGACGTTGAAATCACGCAGAAGATGGCGGCCGCGCAGGCCGATCCGGACGCGGCGGCGCGCCAGCGCATCGTCGCGCTGGCGACCGAGAACGGCACGCTGCGCGCATCGCTGCGCAGCACCCAGAAGGCGCTGGTGCCGCCTGCGCGCATGAGCGCGCTGCTGCAGCAGATGGTGCAGCAGAACAGCCGGCTGAAGCTGGTCTCGCTGAAGACGCTGCCGCCGGCCGGCACGGCGGACGGCAATTTCGCCGACACCCCCGTCGATCCGACCGGGCCCGTGTTGCCGGTGACGAGCCTGACGACGACGCCACCCGGCGCGGCCCCCACGCCGGCGCCGCCCACGCCCATGGCGCCGGCGGGCGACGACAATGCGCGCCCGCTGCTGTATCGCCATGGCGTGCAGGTGGTCCTGCGCGGCGCCTACGGCGACATGGTGAGCTATATGGAAGCGCTGGAGCGCATGCCGGCCCAGGTATTCTGGGGCAAGGCGGTGCTGGACGCGACCGAGCACGACAAGGCGACACTGACCCTGACCTTGTATACGCTGAGCCTGGACGAGAAATGGTTGGCCCTATGA